One window of Akkermansia biwaensis genomic DNA carries:
- the rffA gene encoding dTDP-4-amino-4,6-dideoxygalactose transaminase — translation MNIPFNQPHEHGPELDYIRDAIHCAHLSGDGKYTRKCHELLVERTGAKKALLVHSGTAALEMAALLIDCRPGDEIIMPSYTFVSTANAFVLRGAVPVFVDIRPDTQNIDETLIEAAITERTRAICVVHYAGVACEMDTIMNIARRYHLYVIEDAAQGVGSSYKGRKLGSIGHLGCYSFHETKNVICGEGGALLVNDPAFMERAEIIREKGTNRSKFFRGQVDKYTWVDVGSSYLPGEMTAAYLYAQLEHGKEINGERRKWWNMYHQALEPLEKAGVLKRPCVPADCVHNAHMYYVLLNSLEERTSLIGKLAEEGIKAVFHYIPLHSAPAGVKFGRTAGSMACTDRTSDTLLRLPLYYDLGAEGCRRVLKAGFGVEGAAES, via the coding sequence ATGAATATTCCTTTCAACCAACCTCATGAGCACGGTCCCGAGCTGGATTATATTCGGGACGCCATTCATTGCGCCCATTTGTCCGGAGACGGCAAATACACCCGGAAGTGCCATGAGTTACTCGTAGAGCGCACAGGCGCCAAAAAAGCGCTTCTCGTCCATTCCGGAACCGCCGCCCTGGAAATGGCCGCCCTGTTGATTGACTGCAGACCCGGAGACGAGATCATCATGCCCTCCTATACATTTGTGTCCACCGCAAACGCCTTCGTTCTGCGCGGCGCGGTGCCGGTGTTCGTGGATATCAGGCCGGATACCCAGAATATTGACGAGACGCTGATTGAAGCGGCCATTACGGAGCGGACGCGGGCCATTTGCGTGGTTCACTACGCGGGCGTGGCGTGCGAGATGGATACCATCATGAATATCGCTCGCAGGTATCATCTGTACGTGATTGAAGATGCGGCCCAGGGCGTGGGCTCCTCCTACAAGGGGCGCAAGCTGGGGTCTATCGGGCATTTGGGGTGCTACAGTTTCCACGAGACCAAAAACGTCATTTGCGGCGAGGGGGGAGCCCTGCTGGTGAATGATCCCGCATTCATGGAGCGTGCGGAGATTATCCGGGAGAAGGGAACGAACCGTTCCAAGTTTTTCCGGGGGCAGGTGGACAAGTACACCTGGGTGGACGTAGGGTCCTCCTATCTTCCCGGAGAGATGACGGCCGCCTATTTATATGCCCAGCTGGAACATGGGAAGGAGATCAACGGAGAGCGGCGGAAATGGTGGAACATGTACCATCAGGCCCTGGAGCCTCTGGAGAAGGCCGGTGTGCTGAAACGCCCCTGCGTTCCGGCGGATTGCGTGCATAACGCCCATATGTATTACGTTCTGCTCAATTCCCTGGAGGAGCGCACCAGTCTGATCGGCAAACTGGCGGAGGAGGGCATCAAGGCCGTGTTCCACTATATTCCGCTTCATTCCGCTCCGGCAGGCGTGAAATTCGGGCGTACCGCCGGCAGCATGGCCTGCACGGACCGCACCAGCGATACCCTGCTCAGGCTGCCTTTGTATTATGATTTGGGCGCGGAGGGCTGCCGTCGCGTGCTGAAAGCCGGTTTTGGCGTGGAAGGAGCGGCGGAATCATGA
- a CDS encoding EamA family transporter has product MNEGFYIGLTLFSVFMASCSQVILKKSAMNDRLSGLSYFVNRATVSAYAIFFGCSLLTFYCLSHLPMVTVNVLECSAYVYILFFDRFFFGKPVTLRKVAGNLLIIIGIIVCLNR; this is encoded by the coding sequence ATGAATGAGGGATTTTATATCGGCCTGACCCTGTTTTCCGTCTTTATGGCGTCCTGTTCCCAGGTGATTTTAAAGAAGTCCGCCATGAATGACCGGTTGTCCGGCCTTTCTTATTTCGTAAACCGGGCTACCGTGTCTGCGTATGCCATTTTTTTTGGGTGCAGCCTGCTTACGTTTTACTGCCTTTCCCATTTGCCGATGGTGACGGTGAACGTGTTGGAGTGTTCCGCCTACGTGTATATTCTTTTTTTTGACCGCTTTTTTTTCGGAAAGCCGGTGACGCTGCGCAAAGTGGCCGGAAACCTGCTGATCATTATCGGCATTATTGTGTGCCTGAACCGTTGA
- the bioB gene encoding biotin synthase BioB → MNLTSSLLSRVLQGGTCTREELLALRREPLEELCRAANAIRKHFCGNVFDLCTIINGRSGRCSENCKYCAQSAHYSTAVEEYPLLSDEALLAGARYNENKGILRYSIVTSGKRLTDADVEQLCASYRNISAQCGISLCASHGLLSKKHCEQLKAAGVTRYHNNLETSRRNFPNICTTHTYDDKIQTIKWAMEAGLEVCSGGIMGLGETWEDRIDMYMDIASLGIKSVPVNFLTPIPGTPYADMTPLGEEEQLRIVALVRFIMPDGFVRIAAGRNTMRDHGRKIFMSGANAAISGDMLTTSGVTIREDLAMLAELGYEVRMK, encoded by the coding sequence ATGAATCTTACTTCTTCCCTTCTTTCCAGGGTGCTCCAGGGCGGAACATGCACCAGAGAAGAACTACTGGCCCTGCGCCGGGAGCCGCTGGAAGAATTGTGCCGGGCAGCCAATGCCATCCGCAAACATTTCTGCGGAAACGTCTTCGACCTTTGCACCATCATCAACGGACGCAGCGGCAGATGCTCGGAGAACTGCAAATACTGCGCCCAGTCCGCGCACTACTCCACGGCTGTGGAGGAATACCCCCTGCTGAGCGACGAAGCGCTGCTGGCGGGAGCCAGATACAATGAAAACAAGGGAATCCTGCGCTACTCCATTGTCACTTCCGGCAAAAGGCTGACGGATGCGGACGTGGAACAGCTCTGCGCCAGCTACAGAAACATTTCCGCCCAATGCGGCATCTCCCTGTGCGCCTCTCACGGTCTTCTCTCCAAAAAGCATTGCGAGCAGTTGAAGGCGGCGGGCGTCACCCGTTACCACAACAATCTGGAAACCTCCCGCCGCAACTTCCCGAACATCTGCACCACCCACACGTACGACGACAAGATCCAGACGATCAAATGGGCCATGGAAGCCGGGCTGGAAGTATGCAGCGGCGGCATCATGGGGCTGGGAGAAACATGGGAAGACAGGATTGACATGTACATGGACATTGCCTCCCTGGGTATCAAATCCGTTCCCGTCAACTTCCTGACCCCCATTCCCGGCACCCCCTATGCGGACATGACACCGCTGGGGGAAGAAGAGCAATTGCGCATCGTGGCGCTGGTGCGCTTCATCATGCCGGACGGATTCGTCCGCATTGCCGCGGGACGGAACACCATGCGGGACCACGGCCGGAAAATCTTCATGTCCGGGGCCAACGCCGCCATCTCCGGAGACATGCTCACCACCTCCGGAGTAACGATCAGGGAGGATCTGGCCATGCTCGCGGAACTGGGCTATGAAGTCCGCATGAAATAA
- a CDS encoding acyltransferase family protein has protein sequence MDSAPDTRPQRIAAIDALRGFDMFFLTGGLALVVAGINLFYEKSPAWLLKHAAHVQWEGFAAWDLVMPLFLFIVGTAMPFSFGRRIGSEPVWKIYFKVIKRVVALFLLGMVVQGNLLSFEPDKMSLYCNTLQAIGSGYLIAAICLLNLSIRWQVAATAILLAAYWLVMKFVPFSDPAVGSCAAGVLEPDRNVALLVDKYLMGSWQDGTNYAWILGQFGFGAMTMLGLLGGQMLKLVQGHGKKLLCLAAAGLGCLALGYFWSLDFPMIKKLFTSSMVLWAAGWCYLLLALFYVLTDVLRLNWLTFFFSVIGSNAIFVYMWTEVCPPTRNFSRVLFTGFSECFGDGRQFVFYLCNYGLIWSVLYYLYKNRTFIKV, from the coding sequence ATGGATTCAGCACCTGATACCCGGCCGCAGAGGATCGCCGCCATTGATGCACTGCGAGGTTTCGACATGTTTTTTTTAACCGGGGGGCTGGCTCTTGTCGTCGCCGGCATCAACCTGTTTTATGAGAAGAGCCCCGCATGGCTACTGAAACATGCCGCGCACGTCCAGTGGGAGGGGTTTGCGGCCTGGGACCTGGTGATGCCGCTTTTCCTGTTCATTGTGGGTACGGCCATGCCGTTTTCCTTTGGCCGGCGCATCGGTTCGGAACCCGTATGGAAGATTTATTTCAAGGTAATTAAACGGGTGGTGGCGCTGTTTTTGCTGGGAATGGTGGTGCAGGGCAACCTGCTGAGTTTTGAGCCGGACAAGATGTCCCTGTACTGCAATACTCTTCAGGCCATTGGTTCAGGCTATCTGATTGCGGCCATCTGCCTGCTGAATTTGTCCATACGCTGGCAGGTGGCGGCCACGGCCATTCTGCTGGCCGCCTACTGGCTGGTGATGAAGTTTGTTCCTTTCTCCGATCCTGCCGTTGGGTCGTGCGCGGCGGGAGTTCTGGAACCCGACAGGAATGTAGCCCTGCTGGTGGACAAGTACCTGATGGGCTCCTGGCAGGACGGCACGAATTACGCGTGGATTCTGGGGCAGTTCGGTTTTGGGGCCATGACCATGCTCGGATTGCTGGGCGGCCAGATGTTAAAGCTCGTCCAGGGGCACGGAAAAAAGCTGCTCTGTCTGGCTGCCGCCGGGCTGGGTTGTCTGGCGCTGGGGTATTTCTGGAGCCTTGATTTCCCCATGATCAAGAAGTTGTTCACCAGTTCCATGGTTTTGTGGGCCGCCGGCTGGTGCTATCTGCTTCTGGCCCTGTTTTACGTGCTGACGGATGTTCTGAGGCTTAACTGGCTGACGTTCTTTTTCTCCGTTATAGGGAGCAATGCCATTTTCGTGTACATGTGGACGGAGGTGTGCCCGCCCACGCGCAATTTTTCGCGTGTGCTTTTTACCGGATTCAGCGAGTGTTTCGGCGACGGGCGGCAGTTCGTTTTTTATTTGTGCAATTACGGCCTGATCTGGAGCGTCCTGTATTATCTGTATAAAAACCGGACGTTCATCAAGGTATAG
- a CDS encoding GNAT family N-acetyltransferase, whose amino-acid sequence MRLRLVNVSDVDEAMRAQLRVWRNSDMVSPFFLLDQVTEEQHSAWLEKNVRGENACACVIYAHQVPLGLVYLPWFDRESRQGEIGIYIYNRDFQELRPASFAYEGMMDVAAKDLGLKRLCARILEDNAKSVHFHERMRFKFSPEDTGECVKNGERKRVLMYVKDL is encoded by the coding sequence ATGAGACTGCGTTTGGTTAACGTGTCCGATGTGGACGAAGCCATGCGCGCACAACTCCGCGTATGGCGCAATTCCGATATGGTCAGCCCCTTTTTTCTGCTGGACCAGGTAACGGAAGAACAGCACAGCGCATGGCTGGAGAAAAACGTCCGCGGCGAGAATGCCTGCGCCTGCGTGATTTATGCGCACCAGGTTCCGCTCGGCCTGGTGTATCTGCCGTGGTTTGACCGGGAGTCCCGCCAGGGCGAGATCGGTATTTATATTTACAACCGGGATTTTCAGGAATTGCGGCCCGCTTCCTTTGCCTATGAAGGGATGATGGATGTTGCCGCAAAAGATCTGGGTTTGAAACGCCTGTGCGCCAGGATTCTGGAGGATAACGCCAAGTCCGTCCATTTTCATGAACGCATGAGGTTTAAGTTCTCCCCGGAAGATACGGGGGAATGCGTCAAGAATGGGGAAAGAAAACGTGTTCTGATGTACGTGAAAGATTTATGA
- a CDS encoding SufB/SufD family protein translates to MMNQLLNDERFPAGFLPEWFEARHRQMKERAVQLPEPSRHMESWRFGAPANESLEGFEAASPLAPETLAAIIRDHASMPDALRVVYANGLPVSMPEKLPEGLSVMDLEDFVLQYPDLARKHLENMPEMLGSERLAALNAALQQNGLVILADREISRPLEIFHFISGDNVAVFPYTLVITENRGRLRILERHISADHGMQFCGAMQQHHLSSASSIKYALVQELNIRSRAVELTHITADDSAEMEHLASHPGAAWSRQETVCVLTGDGAHVRLLSANHLKERKQLDQRTYQRHRYRGASSNLFYASVLDDDSASVFSGMILVEEGAHDTSAYQSNRNLILSPQAETNSIPGLEILADRVQCSHGSATSSISPEEIFYLLSRGIPEQTARSMIARGFLKHALDQFSDEAIRTAVENIVLS, encoded by the coding sequence ATGATGAATCAATTGCTCAACGACGAACGGTTTCCGGCAGGCTTCCTCCCCGAATGGTTTGAAGCGCGGCACAGGCAGATGAAGGAACGGGCAGTACAGCTTCCCGAACCTTCCCGTCACATGGAATCATGGCGGTTCGGAGCTCCCGCCAACGAATCCCTGGAAGGATTTGAAGCGGCATCCCCCCTGGCCCCGGAAACCCTGGCAGCCATCATCCGGGACCATGCCTCCATGCCGGACGCCCTCCGGGTAGTGTATGCCAACGGACTGCCCGTCTCCATGCCGGAGAAACTCCCGGAAGGGCTCTCCGTCATGGATTTGGAAGACTTCGTTCTCCAATACCCGGACCTGGCGCGGAAACATCTGGAAAACATGCCTGAAATGCTGGGCTCCGAACGTCTGGCCGCGCTGAACGCGGCCCTTCAGCAGAACGGACTGGTCATCCTGGCGGACAGGGAAATCTCCCGGCCTCTGGAAATCTTCCACTTCATCTCCGGAGACAATGTAGCCGTCTTCCCTTACACGTTGGTCATCACGGAAAACAGAGGCCGTCTCCGTATCCTGGAGCGCCACATCAGTGCGGACCATGGCATGCAATTCTGCGGAGCCATGCAACAGCACCATCTTTCTTCCGCTTCCTCCATCAAATACGCCCTGGTGCAGGAACTCAACATCCGGTCCCGTGCCGTGGAGCTCACCCACATCACGGCGGACGATTCCGCGGAAATGGAACACCTGGCCAGCCATCCGGGCGCGGCATGGTCCAGGCAGGAAACGGTCTGCGTCCTGACGGGAGACGGAGCCCATGTACGCCTGCTCTCCGCCAATCATCTGAAAGAACGCAAGCAGCTGGACCAGCGGACCTACCAGAGGCACCGCTACCGCGGAGCCTCCAGCAATCTGTTTTACGCCAGCGTGCTGGACGACGACTCCGCCAGTGTTTTCAGCGGCATGATCCTGGTGGAGGAGGGAGCGCACGACACCAGCGCCTACCAGAGCAACCGCAACCTGATCCTCAGTCCGCAGGCGGAAACCAACTCCATTCCGGGTCTGGAAATCCTTGCGGACCGGGTGCAGTGCTCCCACGGTTCCGCCACATCGTCCATCTCCCCGGAAGAAATCTTCTACCTTCTTTCGCGTGGTATTCCGGAGCAAACGGCCCGCAGCATGATTGCACGGGGCTTCCTGAAGCATGCCCTGGACCAATTCAGCGATGAAGCCATCCGCACCGCGGTGGAAAACATTGTCCTGTCCTGA
- a CDS encoding sulfatase-like hydrolase/transferase, with protein sequence MLINADNLGWAEVGCYVQKKIKTLNLDKLASESQRWVYFYSSAPVCSPSRNVLLTGKHTDNCDVQDLKRVDARENWRDLKGDWPIRTKTYTLPEALKKAGYTTAVFGKWGIGDFGTTSAPDKHGVDRFYGYTDQKSCHTYYPPYLRNDGKKKIPNTSLPLSPSSTAPSRRGKC encoded by the coding sequence GTGCTCATTAACGCAGACAATTTGGGCTGGGCGGAAGTGGGGTGCTACGTGCAGAAGAAAATCAAGACCCTGAATCTCGACAAACTGGCTTCCGAAAGCCAGCGATGGGTATACTTCTACTCCAGCGCTCCGGTCTGCTCCCCCTCCCGCAACGTCCTGCTGACCGGAAAACACACGGACAACTGCGACGTTCAGGACCTGAAACGCGTGGATGCCCGCGAAAACTGGCGGGACCTCAAGGGAGACTGGCCCATCAGAACGAAAACCTATACGCTCCCGGAAGCCCTGAAAAAAGCCGGCTACACCACCGCAGTATTCGGCAAATGGGGCATAGGCGACTTTGGGACCACGAGCGCCCCGGACAAGCACGGCGTGGACAGATTCTATGGTTATACGGACCAGAAATCCTGCCACACCTACTATCCTCCCTATCTTCGGAATGACGGGAAAAAGAAAATACCCAACACCTCCCTGCCGCTGTCACCATCAAGCACGGCTCCCAGCCGCAGAGGAAAGTGCTGA
- the bioA gene encoding adenosylmethionine--8-amino-7-oxononanoate transaminase, translating into MNHADWSKKDLEYIWHPCSQMKDYETLPPIVIDHGRGISLYDVDGKRYMDVVSSWWCNLLGHCHPKISQAVKNQLDSLEHVIFANFSHKPAITLCEELMKKIPVGLCKFNFSDNGSASIESAMKMSFQYHYQTGNRRKVRFMSLSDGYHGETLGALSVGGLDLYSELYKPLLLDIVRIPAPDCYRCPKGKKRECCQAECIDAAREVFARHGEECAALLVEPLLQGSAGMRMYPPSYLAKLRTLCDSYDVHLIADEIATGFGRTGSMFACDQAGITPDIMCISKGLTGGYMPMSIAITTQKIYDAFYADYREGKAFMHSHTYAGNPLGCSAALAVLKVLDEEQIIPRAREKAPFFHQLIVDALGDHPHVGEIRHLGLVNAIELVEDRESRKSFPSERRLGYQIYKEALKQGLLLRPLGDVLYFNPPLVISPEEMQEAVSICVGCIRKVLG; encoded by the coding sequence ATGAATCACGCTGACTGGTCAAAAAAAGATCTGGAATACATCTGGCACCCCTGTTCCCAGATGAAGGATTATGAAACGCTGCCCCCCATCGTTATCGACCACGGCCGGGGGATCAGCCTGTACGACGTGGACGGCAAGCGCTACATGGACGTCGTCAGTTCCTGGTGGTGCAACCTGCTGGGCCATTGCCATCCCAAAATCAGCCAGGCCGTCAAGAACCAGCTTGATTCCCTGGAGCACGTCATCTTCGCCAACTTCTCGCACAAGCCCGCCATCACCCTGTGCGAGGAATTAATGAAAAAAATTCCGGTGGGACTCTGCAAATTCAATTTTTCCGACAACGGCTCGGCTTCCATCGAATCCGCCATGAAGATGAGCTTCCAATACCATTATCAGACGGGCAACCGCCGGAAAGTGCGCTTCATGTCGCTGAGCGACGGCTACCACGGGGAAACTCTGGGCGCCCTGTCTGTCGGCGGCCTGGACCTGTACTCGGAACTCTACAAGCCTCTTCTGCTGGACATCGTGCGCATTCCCGCCCCGGACTGCTACCGCTGTCCCAAAGGAAAAAAACGGGAATGCTGCCAGGCGGAATGCATTGATGCGGCGCGGGAAGTATTCGCCCGCCACGGTGAGGAATGCGCCGCCCTGCTGGTGGAACCCCTGCTCCAGGGATCGGCCGGCATGAGAATGTACCCGCCTTCCTATCTTGCCAAACTCCGCACCCTGTGTGATTCCTACGACGTCCATCTCATTGCGGATGAAATCGCCACGGGATTTGGCCGTACGGGCAGCATGTTCGCGTGCGACCAGGCGGGAATCACTCCGGACATCATGTGCATCTCCAAGGGGCTGACGGGCGGTTACATGCCCATGTCCATCGCCATCACTACGCAAAAAATCTACGATGCCTTTTATGCGGACTACCGGGAGGGGAAAGCCTTCATGCACAGCCACACTTATGCCGGCAACCCTCTGGGCTGTTCCGCCGCTCTGGCCGTTCTGAAAGTGCTGGATGAAGAACAAATCATTCCCCGTGCACGGGAAAAGGCCCCCTTCTTCCATCAATTGATCGTGGATGCCTTGGGAGATCATCCCCATGTGGGGGAAATCCGCCATCTGGGACTCGTCAACGCCATTGAACTGGTGGAAGACCGGGAAAGCAGGAAAAGCTTCCCCTCCGAACGCCGCCTGGGCTACCAAATTTACAAGGAAGCCCTCAAACAGGGACTGCTGCTCCGCCCGCTGGGCGACGTGCTGTACTTCAACCCGCCCCTCGTTATCTCTCCGGAAGAGATGCAGGAGGCTGTTTCCATCTGCGTCGGCTGCATCCGGAAAGTGCTGGGATAA
- a CDS encoding SprT-like domain-containing protein: MTMGNEQAGGPSCFREIEAYARLKLDEYGLHDWQFGWDRARRRLGVCRLQEKSITLSIHFVRANLEAPHEIQDTVLHEIAHALAWVRHGERTHGPLWKRICREIGAVPRAAARQDAIRVTTYKYILRLKTTGEIVAKYHRRPAFAKHLKRLALKNRPETLGQLALEPYENE; the protein is encoded by the coding sequence ATGACCATGGGGAATGAACAAGCCGGCGGACCATCCTGTTTCCGGGAGATAGAAGCCTATGCCCGTTTGAAACTGGATGAATACGGGCTGCATGACTGGCAATTCGGGTGGGACCGAGCACGGAGGAGGCTGGGCGTATGCCGCCTTCAGGAAAAAAGCATTACTCTTTCCATCCATTTCGTCCGTGCCAACCTGGAGGCGCCTCATGAAATCCAGGACACCGTCCTGCATGAAATAGCCCATGCCCTGGCGTGGGTCCGCCATGGGGAACGGACCCATGGCCCGTTGTGGAAACGCATCTGCCGGGAAATAGGAGCCGTTCCGCGCGCCGCGGCCAGACAGGACGCCATCCGCGTCACTACGTACAAATACATTCTTCGTCTGAAAACAACGGGAGAAATCGTGGCCAAATACCATCGCCGCCCCGCCTTCGCCAAACACCTCAAGCGCCTGGCGCTGAAAAACCGCCCGGAAACGCTGGGGCAACTGGCTTTGGAACCTTATGAAAACGAGTAA
- the sufB gene encoding Fe-S cluster assembly protein SufB: MSETPDTPANDSAQNLFDFDRSKGNFSFPERHKFDAGYGLTEATIDYICDVKDEPDWIRRFRKNALAVFESKPMPTHWASPEIEKIDFSQIRYYLSDGERPKRSWEDVPEDVKRTFERLGVPEQERQFLAGVEAQYDSESAYSNMKEELRSQGVIFVNSTEGLKNHEEIFRPWFGKVIPTGDNKFSALNSAVFSGGSFIYVPKGVKLKHPLQAYFRINSENFGQFERTLIIADEGAELMYMEGCTAPQFETSTLHSAVVELVALKGAKIQYVTVQNWSSNVFNMVTKRGLAMEDAEIRWIDCNIGSGLTMKYPAVVLKGKRARGEVISIALANTGQHQDTGAKMIHAADDTTSNIVSKSISIGEGRASYRGQVVMGKGFKGCKNNTECDALLLASNSRTDTYPAITVKGDRNMVQHEASVSQVSEEMLFYMQQRGIPKAAAMSLAVNGFINDLVQEFPMEYSVELRRLIDLEMEDSIG, encoded by the coding sequence ATGAGCGAAACACCTGACACGCCTGCGAACGACAGCGCGCAAAACCTGTTTGACTTCGACCGGAGCAAGGGAAACTTCTCCTTCCCGGAACGCCACAAATTCGACGCCGGCTACGGCCTTACGGAGGCCACCATCGACTACATCTGCGACGTCAAGGACGAGCCGGACTGGATACGCCGTTTCCGCAAAAACGCCCTGGCCGTCTTTGAAAGCAAGCCCATGCCCACGCATTGGGCCTCCCCGGAAATTGAAAAAATAGACTTCTCCCAGATACGCTACTACCTTTCCGACGGAGAGCGGCCCAAAAGAAGCTGGGAAGACGTGCCGGAAGATGTCAAGCGCACCTTTGAGCGCCTGGGCGTGCCGGAACAGGAGCGGCAATTCCTGGCAGGCGTGGAAGCCCAGTACGACTCCGAATCCGCCTACTCCAACATGAAGGAGGAACTGCGGAGCCAGGGCGTCATCTTCGTCAACTCGACGGAAGGCCTCAAAAACCATGAAGAAATCTTCCGTCCGTGGTTCGGGAAAGTCATCCCTACGGGTGACAACAAATTCTCCGCCCTGAACAGTGCGGTTTTCTCCGGCGGCTCCTTCATCTACGTGCCCAAGGGGGTTAAACTCAAGCACCCGCTTCAGGCATACTTCCGCATCAACTCGGAAAACTTCGGCCAGTTCGAGCGTACCCTCATCATCGCGGACGAAGGCGCGGAACTCATGTACATGGAAGGCTGCACGGCGCCCCAGTTTGAAACGTCCACCCTCCACTCCGCCGTCGTGGAACTGGTGGCCTTGAAAGGAGCGAAAATCCAGTACGTCACCGTGCAGAACTGGTCCTCCAACGTATTCAACATGGTCACCAAGCGCGGCCTTGCCATGGAAGACGCGGAAATCCGCTGGATTGACTGCAACATCGGCTCCGGCCTTACCATGAAATACCCCGCCGTGGTCCTCAAGGGCAAAAGGGCCAGGGGGGAAGTCATCTCCATCGCACTGGCCAATACGGGCCAGCACCAGGACACCGGCGCCAAAATGATCCACGCGGCGGACGACACTACGTCCAACATTGTCTCCAAATCCATCAGCATCGGAGAAGGCCGCGCCAGCTACCGCGGCCAAGTCGTCATGGGCAAGGGGTTCAAGGGCTGCAAGAACAATACGGAATGCGACGCTCTGCTGCTGGCGTCCAACAGCCGCACGGATACCTACCCCGCCATCACGGTGAAGGGAGACCGGAACATGGTGCAGCATGAAGCGTCCGTCTCTCAGGTCTCGGAGGAAATGCTCTTTTACATGCAGCAGCGCGGCATTCCGAAAGCGGCGGCCATGTCCCTGGCGGTCAACGGCTTCATCAACGATCTCGTACAGGAATTCCCGATGGAATATTCCGTGGAGCTGCGCAGGCTCATTGACTTGGAAATGGAAGACAGCATCGGATAA
- a CDS encoding glycosyltransferase family 2 protein — MTDPQIQLSIAATVYCTGGYLAEFCSRCFSAACAAGYDPDRTEVVLVNDGCPRDGLERALAEREKDRRVRVVDLSRNFGHHLAMYVACEEARGERVFLIDSDLEESPEWLEDFSRKMDDTGADVVYGVQERRKGGFFEAVSGELFYTLFNLLSDQQITKNMVTARLMSAQFVREMLKFQDREPFFFGLCVATGFRQVPCTVKKASSSPTTYTFRKKMALAVNSVVSYSAKPLVYISYFGLAVTLVAMLYVAWILGRQLLYNVAPTGWASSVASVWLVGGFILMSLGVIGIYISKIYKETKHRPSVIVARRYE; from the coding sequence ATGACTGATCCGCAGATTCAATTGTCCATTGCGGCTACGGTGTATTGCACGGGGGGGTACTTGGCGGAGTTCTGCTCCCGCTGTTTTTCCGCTGCCTGTGCGGCTGGTTACGATCCGGACCGGACGGAAGTGGTGCTGGTGAACGACGGCTGCCCCAGGGACGGGCTGGAACGGGCTCTGGCGGAGCGGGAGAAGGACCGGAGGGTGCGCGTGGTGGATTTGTCCCGCAACTTCGGGCATCATCTGGCCATGTACGTGGCCTGCGAGGAAGCGCGCGGGGAGAGGGTATTTCTGATTGACAGCGATCTGGAGGAGTCGCCCGAATGGCTGGAGGATTTTTCCAGGAAGATGGACGATACTGGGGCGGATGTGGTGTATGGCGTGCAGGAGAGAAGGAAAGGCGGCTTTTTTGAGGCCGTGTCCGGCGAGTTGTTTTATACCCTGTTCAACCTGCTTTCCGACCAGCAGATCACAAAGAATATGGTAACCGCGCGCCTGATGAGCGCGCAGTTTGTGCGTGAGATGCTGAAGTTCCAAGACAGGGAACCCTTCTTTTTCGGCCTGTGCGTTGCCACCGGATTCCGGCAGGTGCCGTGCACGGTGAAGAAGGCTTCCTCCTCCCCTACGACTTATACGTTTCGCAAGAAGATGGCGCTGGCAGTGAATTCCGTGGTTTCCTACAGTGCCAAGCCCCTGGTGTATATTTCCTATTTCGGGTTGGCGGTGACTTTGGTCGCCATGCTGTATGTGGCATGGATTCTGGGGCGGCAGCTCCTGTACAACGTGGCGCCGACGGGCTGGGCGTCTTCCGTGGCCTCTGTCTGGCTGGTCGGCGGCTTTATTCTGATGAGCCTGGGCGTCATCGGCATCTATATTTCCAAAATTTACAAGGAGACCAAGCACAGGCCTTCCGTGATCGTGGCCCGGCGTTACGAGTAA